One Gossypium hirsutum isolate 1008001.06 chromosome A11, Gossypium_hirsutum_v2.1, whole genome shotgun sequence genomic window carries:
- the LOC107944655 gene encoding putative oxidoreductase TDA3: MLASMFGVSGLKAHSIVLEPKDPGAITPHALFLSFHPQGGKAMDPEVYPRPNGEVYICGMSAEEEVPDDPEQIVGNPASIAMLKRVGKSVSSHLREGEARVKAEQACFLPCTDDGVPIIGEVPGMKGCYVATGHSCWGILNGPATGAAVAELVLEGRATIVDLSRFSPARFVGRRRVKV, encoded by the exons ATGTTAGCTTCAATGTTCGGAGTTTCTGGGCTTAAGGCCCATAGTATTGTTTTGGAGCCGAAAGACCCTGGTGCCATAACGCCCCATGCCCTCTTTCTTAGCTTTCATCCGCAGGGCGGCAAAGCCATGGACCCCGAAGTTTACCCTCGCCCAAACG GGGAAGTTTATATATGTGGGATGTCAGCAGAGGAAGAGGTGCCAGATGATCCAGAGCAAATAGTAGGCAACCCAGCATCAATAGCGATGCTAAAGAGAGTGGGTAAAAGTGTTTCGAGCCATCTGAGGGAAGGAGAAGCGCGAGTGAAGGCAGAGCAAGCTTGTTTCTTGCCATGCACCGACGATGGGGTGCCGATAATAGGAGAAGTTCCAGGGATGAAGGGGTGTTATGTTGCCACTGGTCACAGTTGTTGGGGGATACTCAATGGTCCAGCTACAGGTGCTGCTGTGGCTGAGCTTGTTCTTGAGGGACGTGCTACCATTGTTGATCTTAGTCGGTTTAGTCCTGCTAGATTTGTTGGGCGTAGGAGGGTTAAAGTTTAA